Proteins encoded within one genomic window of Flavobacterium gilvum:
- a CDS encoding ABC transporter ATP-binding protein, translating into MSYLEIKNLEISFPTPKGKYIAVRDINLSIKKGEIISIIGHSGCGKSTIMNAIGGMLTPTGGSVILDDKNIKGPGPDRGIVFQNYSLLPWLTVENNIFQAVDSVMNCSKEEKNEIVIKNLKMVNLYQHKDKLPGQLSGGMKQRVAIARAFAINPGVLLMDEPFGALDALTKGAMQLEVLKLWNLNNREKTIVMITHDIEEALFLSDRIVVLHNGPASTIREIVTVNLPRPRNKIEIVKTPEYIKLRDHLLHLLTDHFSIEDMGVTYKN; encoded by the coding sequence ATGAGTTATTTAGAAATAAAAAATTTAGAAATATCATTTCCAACTCCAAAAGGGAAATACATTGCAGTAAGGGACATAAACCTTTCGATTAAAAAAGGGGAAATCATATCGATTATCGGGCATTCGGGTTGCGGAAAATCGACTATTATGAATGCGATAGGAGGAATGCTAACGCCAACGGGAGGTTCTGTTATATTGGACGATAAAAACATCAAAGGGCCGGGACCGGATCGCGGAATTGTTTTTCAAAACTATTCGTTATTGCCTTGGCTGACGGTGGAGAACAACATTTTTCAGGCTGTGGATTCGGTTATGAATTGTTCCAAAGAAGAGAAAAACGAAATCGTGATTAAAAACCTGAAAATGGTAAATCTTTATCAACATAAAGATAAATTGCCAGGACAACTTTCGGGCGGAATGAAGCAAAGAGTGGCCATTGCGAGGGCTTTTGCTATCAATCCCGGAGTATTGCTGATGGACGAACCGTTTGGAGCGCTTGATGCTTTAACAAAAGGCGCGATGCAACTCGAGGTTTTGAAATTGTGGAATCTGAATAATCGCGAAAAAACAATCGTGATGATTACGCACGATATCGAGGAAGCCTTGTTTCTCTCTGACCGAATTGTGGTTTTGCACAATGGTCCGGCTTCAACGATTCGCGAAATTGTGACAGTAAATTTACCAAGACCGCGAAATAAAATTGAAATCGTAAAAACCCCCGAATACATTAAGCTAAGAGATCATTTGCTGCATCTATTGACGGATCATTTCTCGATTGAGGATATGGGAGTTACGTATAAAAATTAG
- a CDS encoding peptidase gives MSVFVTLTLGAIILISITTVLIAFTPLREFIPGYSSSKLKRDATVLALKSDSLTVALKKNEAYIKSIQKVLNGDLEYAKFNKDSILSSSSESTEPVDLSPSQNEKELRNRVAKEEKMDSKLQNTNSRKK, from the coding sequence ATGAGCGTTTTTGTAACGCTTACATTGGGCGCTATTATTTTGATTTCGATTACAACTGTTTTGATAGCTTTCACTCCTCTGCGTGAATTTATTCCGGGGTATTCATCTTCAAAGTTAAAAAGAGACGCGACGGTTTTGGCCTTAAAATCAGATTCACTTACCGTTGCCTTAAAGAAAAACGAAGCGTATATAAAATCGATTCAAAAGGTGTTGAATGGTGATTTGGAATATGCTAAATTCAACAAAGATTCGATACTTTCAAGCAGTAGCGAGTCAACAGAACCTGTGGATTTATCTCCTTCCCAAAACGAAAAAGAATTAAGGAACAGAGTGGCAAAAGAGGAAAAAATGGATTCGAAACTACAGAATACAAATTCCAGAAAAAAATAA
- the tatA gene encoding twin-arginine translocase TatA/TatE family subunit translates to MGRLGVTEILVILAVVLLLFGGKKIPELMKGLGSGIKEFKNAAKDDQPADKKEETKE, encoded by the coding sequence ATGGGAAGATTAGGTGTTACAGAAATCCTTGTTATATTGGCAGTTGTTTTATTACTTTTTGGAGGTAAAAAAATTCCAGAATTAATGAAAGGTCTAGGAAGCGGTATTAAAGAATTTAAAAACGCAGCCAAAGACGATCAGCCAGCTGACAAAAAAGAAGAAACTAAAGAATAA